AGGTACCGGTAAGGAGCTCGCCGCGCAAACGATTCACGAGCGCAGCCTCCGCCACAGCGGCCCATTCGTAGCAATCAACTGCGGCGCCCTGCCCACCCAGCTGATCGAGAGTGAGATGTTCGGCCACGCACGTGGCAGCTTTACCGGCGCCGATCGCGAACATCGTGGCTTCTTCGAACGCGCGCACGGCGGAACGTTGTTCCTCGACGAGATAACCGAGATGCCGATCGATCTGCAGGTGCGGCTGCTGCGCGTACTGGAGACACGCCGCGTGCTGCGACTTGGTGGTTCGAGCGAGATCGACGTGGACGTGCGGATCGTGGCCGCGACCAACCGCGATCCGCTCGGCGCAATTGACGACGGCGAGCTGCGTCACGACCTGTATCACCGCATCAACGTCTTTCCGATTCCGCTGCCACCGCTGCGCGAGCGCGGCCGCGACGTAGTGCTGCTGGCTGAGGCTTTCCTTGCTCGATTCAACGAAGCAATGAGCCGCGCGCTGCGGTTTTCGGAAGACGCGAAGGAGGCGCTAACGAGGCACCACTGGCCAGGCAACGTACGAGAACTGCGCAATCTCGTGCAGAGGGCCGTGATCTTCGCCGAGGGAGAGAGCATCGACACGCTTCCGGTGCCGATTCTTGAAGCGGCGTGGGACACAACGTACACGGCGGGCGAAACCGTGTCGGTGGAATTTGGCAT
This genomic window from Burkholderia glumae LMG 2196 = ATCC 33617 contains:
- a CDS encoding sigma-54-dependent transcriptional regulator; translated protein: MSHILVVDDEEETRLALMALIGVRGLSCSAAGTLVEARSRISERRPTLALCDLVLPDGSGMTLFDELTAIGCDVVITTGHASLDSAIRALRSGASDYLVKPIDMQRVEAMLTRNSRRAYPSDLLADLADEWRETGRFGLMLGRSEPMLDLYGAIARVAATDASVLLTGESGTGKELAAQTIHERSLRHSGPFVAINCGALPTQLIESEMFGHARGSFTGADREHRGFFERAHGGTLFLDEITEMPIDLQVRLLRVLETRRVLRLGGSSEIDVDVRIVAATNRDPLGAIDDGELRHDLYHRINVFPIPLPPLRERGRDVVLLAEAFLARFNEAMSRALRFSEDAKEALTRHHWPGNVRELRNLVQRAVIFAEGESIDTLPVPILEAAWDTTYTAGETVSVEFGMPLEELDRRLIAATLARCGGVKAHAAKMLEVSLKTVYNRLGEVPEKGI